The proteins below are encoded in one region of bacterium:
- a CDS encoding aldehyde ferredoxin oxidoreductase yields the protein MTDRLLRVDMTTLTVTEEPFPAEWTALGGRALSARILTKEVDPTCDPLGPGNKLILAPGCLSGGVAPTSGRMSVGGKSPLTGGIKEANAGGQPAQKLMRLGYRAVIVEGQAKDPEKRYLLTVNKQGASLRECPELKGLRTYAACAKLAETHGKRAAFVLCGPAGEARYKGASVALTDEDHRYPTRHAARGGLGAVMGAKGLKAVAVDDEGTQARVAKDPKAFKELVAAQVKHHKEGPQLFARGTSSVVGMANMMDTLPTKNRRFMQFDKAMDLDGARIIESFETRGGGMHNCMTGCIVQCSNVVHGPDGKYVTSALEFETLALMGSNCEIGDLDAVAKMDRLCDELGLDTIETGGAIAVAMEAGKVPWGDHEAAIALLEKVDHDSDLSADVAQGVVHTGRKHGVQRIPAVKGQGVPAWEPRTLKPTGITYCTSPMGADHTAGLIVMPVPDAARASQNAQIVNAVCDSSGFCQFQQPSMEEMRQYFNAMYGLTLSPQDIVQYGWQCLQDEWAFNRKAGLGRADDALPEWMTTEAIPTNGAVFDVPREEIERVFTLMPFEEDIMSQRASG from the coding sequence ATGACTGACCGCTTGTTGCGCGTCGACATGACGACGCTGACCGTGACCGAAGAGCCGTTCCCCGCCGAGTGGACGGCGCTCGGTGGCCGCGCGCTGTCGGCGCGCATCCTGACCAAGGAAGTCGATCCCACCTGTGATCCCCTGGGCCCGGGGAACAAGCTGATCCTGGCGCCCGGCTGTCTGAGCGGCGGCGTGGCGCCGACGTCGGGTCGCATGAGCGTCGGCGGCAAGAGTCCGCTCACCGGCGGCATCAAGGAGGCGAACGCCGGTGGCCAACCGGCGCAGAAGCTGATGCGCCTCGGTTATCGAGCCGTCATCGTCGAGGGACAGGCGAAGGATCCCGAGAAGCGCTACCTGCTGACCGTCAACAAGCAGGGCGCGTCGTTGCGCGAGTGCCCGGAGCTGAAGGGGCTGCGCACGTACGCCGCCTGCGCGAAGCTGGCCGAGACGCACGGCAAGCGTGCCGCGTTCGTGCTCTGCGGCCCGGCTGGCGAGGCGCGCTACAAGGGCGCCAGCGTGGCGCTCACCGACGAGGATCACCGCTATCCGACGCGCCACGCGGCGCGCGGCGGGCTCGGCGCGGTCATGGGCGCCAAGGGGCTCAAGGCGGTGGCGGTCGACGACGAAGGCACGCAGGCGCGCGTGGCCAAGGATCCGAAGGCGTTCAAGGAGTTGGTGGCGGCGCAGGTGAAACACCACAAGGAAGGCCCGCAGCTCTTCGCGCGCGGCACGTCCTCGGTGGTCGGCATGGCGAACATGATGGACACGCTGCCGACCAAGAACCGGCGCTTCATGCAGTTCGACAAGGCGATGGACCTGGACGGGGCGCGCATCATCGAGAGCTTCGAGACCCGCGGCGGCGGCATGCACAACTGCATGACCGGCTGCATCGTGCAGTGTTCGAACGTCGTGCACGGCCCCGACGGCAAGTACGTGACCTCGGCGCTCGAGTTCGAGACGCTGGCGCTGATGGGGTCCAACTGCGAGATCGGCGACCTCGACGCGGTCGCGAAGATGGACCGCCTGTGCGACGAGCTGGGGCTCGACACGATCGAGACCGGCGGTGCCATCGCCGTCGCGATGGAGGCCGGCAAGGTGCCGTGGGGCGATCACGAGGCGGCGATCGCGTTGCTGGAGAAGGTCGACCATGACAGCGATCTCTCGGCCGACGTCGCGCAGGGGGTCGTCCACACCGGCAGGAAGCACGGCGTGCAGCGCATTCCCGCGGTCAAGGGGCAGGGCGTGCCGGCCTGGGAGCCGCGCACCCTGAAGCCGACGGGCATCACGTACTGCACCAGTCCGATGGGCGCCGATCACACCGCCGGTCTGATCGTCATGCCGGTGCCCGACGCGGCGCGCGCCTCACAGAACGCGCAGATCGTCAACGCGGTGTGCGACTCGAGCGGGTTCTGCCAGTTTCAGCAACCGAGCATGGAAGAGATGCGGCAGTACTTCAACGCCATGTACGGCCTGACCCTCAGCCCGCAGGACATCGTGCAGTACGGCTGGCAGTGCCTGCAGGACGAATGGGCGTTCAACCGCAAGGCTGGTCTGGGCCGTGCTGACGACGCCCTGCCGGAGTGGATGACGACCGAGGCGATTCCGACCAACGGCGCCGTGTTCGACGTCCCGCGGGAGGAGATCGAGCGCGTCTTCACCCTGATGCCATTCGAGGAGGACATCATGTCACAGCGCGCCAGCGGTTGA
- a CDS encoding phosphoribosylglycinamide formyltransferase — MANRLRLAVLLSGGGTTLQNLLDHIADGRLSAEVAVVVSSRADAFGLERARRAGLSAIAVPRKGQPDVQAFNDALHAALEPYAPQLVVLAGFLSLFQPRARYAGRVMNIHPALIPAFCGEGFYGHRVHEAVLEAGVKVSGCTVHFADDHYDRGPIILQGCVPVLEDDTADTLAARVLALEHELYPRAVQLFAEGRLRIEGRRVRVLPARD; from the coding sequence ATGGCCAACCGGCTCCGGCTCGCGGTGCTGCTCTCCGGCGGCGGCACGACGCTGCAGAACCTGCTCGATCACATCGCCGACGGCCGCCTGTCGGCGGAAGTGGCGGTCGTGGTCTCGTCGCGTGCCGACGCCTTCGGTCTCGAGCGGGCCCGCCGCGCCGGCCTGTCGGCGATCGCGGTGCCGAGGAAGGGGCAGCCGGACGTGCAGGCGTTCAACGACGCGCTCCACGCCGCGCTCGAACCCTACGCGCCGCAGCTCGTCGTGCTCGCGGGCTTCCTGTCGCTGTTCCAACCGCGCGCACGCTACGCGGGCCGGGTGATGAACATCCACCCGGCCCTGATCCCCGCCTTCTGCGGCGAGGGATTCTACGGGCATCGCGTCCACGAGGCGGTGCTCGAGGCCGGCGTCAAGGTCAGCGGCTGCACGGTGCATTTCGCGGACGATCACTACGACCGCGGCCCGATCATCCTGCAGGGCTGCGTGCCGGTGCTGGAGGACGACACCGCCGACACGTTGGCGGCGCGCGTCCTGGCACTCGAGCACGAGCTGTATCCGCGGGCCGTCCAGCTCTTCGCCGAGGGCCGGCTGCGAATCGAAGGGCGGCGCGTGCGCGTGTTGCCGGCGCGCGACTAG
- the infC gene encoding translation initiation factor IF-3, whose product MAYRGRGPRFVPPPEETHRINRRIRTPQVRLIGADGEQVGVVPIDEALRLAEQASLDLVEIAPTAQPPVCRILDYGKFKYQQHKKESEAKKKATVTQVKELRLGYRTGVGDIERQIAKAREFLEEGDRVKFLLRFRGREMAYQHLGREKLLGVCEALKDVAITEGEPRMEGRMMGIVLAPSRKKPAAKPAPAPAKDAAAPAPEQPKAQVGSGPQA is encoded by the coding sequence TTGGCGTATCGCGGCCGCGGCCCACGTTTCGTTCCCCCGCCCGAGGAAACCCACCGCATCAATCGCAGGATTCGCACCCCGCAGGTGCGCCTGATCGGTGCCGACGGAGAGCAGGTCGGCGTCGTCCCGATCGACGAAGCGTTGCGGCTCGCCGAGCAGGCTTCCCTCGACCTGGTCGAGATCGCCCCGACCGCGCAGCCGCCGGTCTGCCGCATCCTCGACTACGGCAAGTTCAAGTACCAGCAGCACAAGAAGGAATCGGAGGCCAAGAAGAAGGCCACCGTCACCCAGGTCAAGGAACTGCGCCTCGGCTATCGCACCGGCGTCGGCGACATCGAGCGCCAGATCGCCAAGGCGCGCGAGTTCCTCGAGGAAGGCGATCGGGTGAAGTTCCTGCTCCGCTTCCGCGGTCGCGAGATGGCCTACCAGCACCTCGGCCGCGAGAAACTCCTGGGCGTCTGCGAGGCGCTGAAGGACGTGGCCATCACCGAGGGGGAGCCGCGGATGGAAGGCCGCATGATGGGCATCGTGCTGGCCCCGTCGCGCAAGAAGCCGGCCGCGAAGCCGGCGCCCGCGCCGGCCAAGGACGCCGCCGCGCCCGCGCCGGAGCAGCCGAAGGCCCAGGTGGGCAGCGGCCCCCAGGCCTGA
- a CDS encoding twin-arginine translocase TatA/TatE family subunit gives MFGLGAPELIVILVVALLVFGPGKLPEIGGALGKGIKDFKKAIENKSDDAEAPAAQPGDKPDA, from the coding sequence ATGTTCGGACTCGGTGCTCCCGAGCTCATCGTCATCCTCGTCGTCGCGCTGCTCGTTTTCGGCCCCGGCAAGCTGCCGGAGATCGGCGGCGCGCTCGGCAAGGGCATCAAGGACTTCAAGAAGGCGATCGAGAACAAGAGCGATGATGCCGAGGCGCCCGCGGCGCAGCCCGGCGACAAACCCGACGCCTGA
- a CDS encoding DUF3108 domain-containing protein → MPRRPRRSPATNPTPERPPRGRRVARTTALLLAVIAVARASGTAAHAVDPAHAASGAEPPTLAAPLPVHPDRLQYRVAWNGIPAAEAIVAITPGLHAGQPSLDVETRARTNTFVDLFWSFRGTARTTMLADGLRPVQFTYQRTMAGTPYLTWVDFDRADDRAHSVYMRGSKQKQFDVDARDVVDPITAVFRARLSGAGPGDTRTYEVFTGEASYRIRLTIVAPDDIDVPAGHFHALRVVPEVWKLTTSAEPDERLRGATIWVADDPLRTLLRIRSEVFVGAVTLDLVKVDA, encoded by the coding sequence ATGCCGAGGCGCCCGCGGCGCAGCCCGGCGACAAACCCGACGCCTGAGCGACCTCCACGAGGGCGGCGGGTCGCACGGACCACCGCCCTGCTCCTCGCGGTCATCGCGGTCGCGCGCGCCTCAGGCACGGCGGCGCACGCCGTCGATCCGGCGCACGCCGCGTCCGGAGCCGAGCCACCGACGCTCGCCGCGCCGCTGCCGGTCCATCCCGACCGGCTCCAGTATCGCGTCGCCTGGAATGGCATACCGGCCGCCGAGGCGATCGTCGCCATCACTCCGGGCCTGCACGCCGGGCAGCCCAGCCTGGACGTCGAGACCCGGGCCCGCACCAACACCTTCGTCGACCTGTTCTGGAGCTTTCGCGGCACCGCGAGGACGACGATGCTCGCCGACGGCCTCAGGCCGGTGCAGTTCACCTACCAGCGGACGATGGCGGGCACCCCGTACCTCACCTGGGTCGACTTCGACCGCGCCGACGACCGCGCCCACAGCGTCTACATGCGCGGCAGTAAGCAGAAGCAGTTCGACGTCGACGCGCGCGACGTCGTCGATCCGATCACCGCCGTCTTCCGCGCCCGCCTGAGCGGCGCCGGGCCGGGCGATACGCGCACGTACGAGGTCTTCACCGGCGAGGCGTCCTATCGGATACGGCTCACCATCGTCGCCCCGGACGACATCGACGTGCCCGCCGGCCACTTCCACGCCCTGCGGGTCGTGCCCGAAGTGTGGAAGCTGACCACCAGCGCAGAACCCGACGAGCGCCTGCGCGGCGCCACCATCTGGGTCGCCGACGATCCGTTGCGCACCCTGCTGCGCATCCGCAGCGAGGTCTTCGTCGGCGCCGTCACCCTCGACCTGGTCAAGGTCGACGCGTGA